The genome window CACAAAAATGTATCAACCAAATTGAAAAGAAAGAGGAATTAGATACTTCATTTTGGGAATCATTTTTACTTTCTTCTATGTGGAGCGAAGTTCCTGCCGTACAAGTGCTTTCATGGCGAATGTTGAATCGTTTTCGTAACGAATCTTGGGCTGCTGATGCTTTGGATATGATGTATTTGGATGACGAAAATATGGAGTGGGCAAAAGCATCTGGTGATCACGAAGGTGACGGAAGTGTTGATTTGCACAAGGATAGCAACGGAAATATTTTGGTGAATGGGGATACGGTGACATTGATTAAAGATTTGGACGTAAAAGGTTCTTCTATCAATGCAAAAATTGGAACTGCTGTACGAAATATTCGTTTAGTTCATGATAATACCGAACAAATTGAAGGAAAAGTTGACGGACAATTAATCGTTATTTTAACGAAGTTCGTGAAAAAACAAGCATAAAAAAATCCACTCAGTTGAGTGGATTTTTCGTTTTATCTAATTCTTTTATAAATTTCAACTCCTTTAGCAGTCTCTATTTTCAATACATTATTATGGATATTAAACTTTCCTTTAAGAATAATTTCAGGAGTTTGATTTTCCTCTTGTATTCCTTTTAAATAAATTGAATCTTTTTCAAAATCATACATTCCTGAATTAATTGGTTTAAATGTAGAATTATTCACTTTTTGAAATGTATTTGCAGATTCAAAATAAATTCTTTCATTATTTTCTACATTTTCCCAAGCTCCAAAAAACTGATTTTGGCTTAAAAATTTATCTTTTAACGTTATAATCAAAACAAAGAATCCAATAAAAACTAGAGGAATATAAATAAATTTCAGTTTACTTATTTTATTGATTTTAACCGTTCTTTCTTCTTCAAACAAAGGAGGAGTTTTTATAAAGTATTTAATCAATTCCTTATAATCTGACAGAAAAACAAATAACGCCATCATCGTTAAAACGACTGCCATTCCTTTTGCTCCATCAATATCATAAGCAAAATCCATCAGCAAAATATTAACCATAAACGTTAAGAAAATAATGATGCCAATTCTTGTTGTTTGCCTAAAAAACAAAAGCAAAGAACTGATAATTTGGGTTGAGGCGATGATTAAACCATACCAATATGAATAACCATAATAAAACCACGTAAGCTCAAATCCTGAAAGATTTCCTATTGGTTTGTCATAGACGCTTGGTTGCGATATAAATTGAGTTTCAAAAATTTTTGCAAAAGCGTAAGAAATAATCATGGTTGCTAAAAAATAGCGACAAAATGTATAAGTAAAATAGTGAATCTTTTTCCTATTGATCATGTAAAAATAATTTATTGGCTAAAATATTTTAATAAAAAGATTCAAAATTGTAAGAATGTAAACTAATCAAAAAATTTCAAAAGTGTGTCCTTTTCTAAATCAACTTCCTTAAAAAATTGATTTGGTTTTAGTTTTGTGATTGATTTGAAATCTTTCATAAAATGTGATTGATCGTAATAATCATTTGATGACAATTCAGTTAAATTTTTACTTTCTTTTTTATTGAGTAAAGAATTTCTGAATCGATATACTTTTCTATATTCAGAAGGAGATTTTCCTAAATGTTTCTTGAAAATTCGATTCAAATATTGCCTTGAAATTGAATATTTAGTTGAAATATCTTAGATTTTAATTTCATTTTCAACATCTCTAATTATATTTTCCATAAAAGATAAATCAACTTCTATCAACTTTGAAATCAAATATTTTTCTAATTCAATTGCTTTTTCATTCACTGTTAAATCAAATAATTTGGCAGAAAACTCTGTTATATCTTCAAACAAATCATAATCAATTAATGTCTTTTTACTTTCCGAATTAAAATCAGTTACATCAAAATGAAATATTCCTAAAGGTTTAAAACAGATCGTGATTTCGTCGAACAAATGTGTATAAAAAATTCTCATCGGCTTCGAATAACTCAAAACCAAAGAACCAATAATTGAATTATCGTTAGAAGAACTAAGAAAAATATTCTCTTTTTCCTCTTTCACAATGGTATTTTTATTGATTGTATAAAAAAAATTATTATTCGGAAATGTCTCATATTCTACACTTCCTGAATTTTTATCCTCTTTTATAAAATAATATCCATCTACATATTTCTGTAAAATTTTATTTTTCGGCTTGTAGTATTCAATATTCATAATAGAAAGTCCATTATCTCTTTAAATGTAAAGGTAATTTGAAACATTAAAAAAATCCTTAAAACTTATTTTAAGGATTTTCTGTATATCTAAAATTGAATTTACTTTTCTATTTCTTTCAAGTTTTCTATTTTCTTTGTTGCTAAGAAACCTTTGATATCCTCAAAATGTTCTTTGACACGTTTATTTCCAAATTCGAAAACTTTCTCTGCCAACCCATCTAAGAAATCACGATCATGGGAAACTAAAATTACCGTTCCTTCAAATTCTTTCAATGCATCTTTGATGATATCTTTTGTTTTCATATCCAAGTGATTTGTTGGCTCATCTAAAATCAAGACATTATAAGGCTCTAACAACAATTTTACCATTGCCAAACGCGTTTTTTCTCCACCAGAAAGCACTTTTACTTTCTTGTCGACATCATCACCTTTGAACATAAATGCGCCCAAAATACTTTTGATTTGTGTTCTGATATCACCTTCTGCAATGCGGTCTACAGTTTCGAAAATAGTTAAATCTTCATCTAATAAAGCAGCTTGATTTTGAGCAAAATATCCGATTTGTGCATTATGACCTATTTCTAATTTTCCTTCGAAATCAATTTCATTCATAATCGCTTTAATCATTGTTGATTTTCCTTCGCCATTTTTACCAACTAACGCTACTTTTTGTCCTCGTTCAATTACCATATTCGCATCTTTAAACACAATATGATCGCCATACGATTTATCTAAATTTTCGACTACAACAGGATATTGTCCCGAACGAGCAGCTGCAGGGAATTTCAATTTCAAAGCTGAAGTATCAACCTCATCAACTTCGATAATATCTAGCTTTTCCAACATACGAACGCGCGATTGCACTTGTTCTGTTTTAGAGAAAGTTCCACGAAAACGTTCGATAAATAATTTATTTTCAGCAATGAATTTTTGTTGTTCATCATAAGCTTTTTGCTGATGAATTCTACGATCTTGACGCAACACTAAATAGTCAGAATATTTGGCTTTATAATCATAAATTCGTCCCATTGTCACTTCGATTGTACGATTCGTAATATTATCGA of Empedobacter falsenii contains these proteins:
- a CDS encoding PhnA domain-containing protein — translated: MKLDTFLQERSGNQCELTRVTENLAIYEVNPDASSNPDRNVYITQKCINQIEKKEELDTSFWESFLLSSMWSEVPAVQVLSWRMLNRFRNESWAADALDMMYLDDENMEWAKASGDHEGDGSVDLHKDSNGNILVNGDTVTLIKDLDVKGSSINAKIGTAVRNIRLVHDNTEQIEGKVDGQLIVILTKFVKKQA
- a CDS encoding helix-turn-helix domain-containing protein, encoding MNRIFKKHLGKSPSEYRKVYRFRNSLLNKKESKNLTELSSNDYYDQSHFMKDFKSITKLKPNQFFKEVDLEKDTLLKFFD
- a CDS encoding ABC-F family ATP-binding cassette domain-containing protein, with the protein product MITVNDITVQFGSSTLFSGVSFVINENDKIALMGKNGAGKSTLLKIVAGINKPSLGNISAPKDAVIAYLPQHLLTEDNCTVREETSKAFAEYLSMKNEIDELNEQLTVRTDYESDDYMKLIERVSEVSEKFYSIEEVNYEAEVEKVLKGMGFAQEDLDRSTSEFSGGWRMRIELAKILLRKPDLILLDEPTNHLDIESIQWLEDFLKNQAKAVMVISHDRTFVDNITNRTIEVTMGRIYDYKAKYSDYLVLRQDRRIHQQKAYDEQQKFIAENKLFIERFRGTFSKTEQVQSRVRMLEKLDIIEVDEVDTSALKLKFPAAARSGQYPVVVENLDKSYGDHIVFKDANMVIERGQKVALVGKNGEGKSTMIKAIMNEIDFEGKLEIGHNAQIGYFAQNQAALLDEDLTIFETVDRIAEGDIRTQIKSILGAFMFKGDDVDKKVKVLSGGEKTRLAMVKLLLEPYNVLILDEPTNHLDMKTKDIIKDALKEFEGTVILVSHDRDFLDGLAEKVFEFGNKRVKEHFEDIKGFLATKKIENLKEIEK